Proteins encoded in a region of the Syngnathus typhle isolate RoL2023-S1 ecotype Sweden linkage group LG20, RoL_Styp_1.0, whole genome shotgun sequence genome:
- the LOC133144174 gene encoding hyccin-like gives MTVTSEFLVQLLTGIHYALCNGEAELGSKALDDVLYRAQLELFPEALLVGNAIKSTQQGAALKSNTKEGARSIQVEITPTASRISRNAVTSLSIRGHRWKRHAESQEVSVDSEAAPGGVAIPDISVTGVSSERMPNGESLRARSDGRTYPDGETLGGASDVSPEPRSHESSMRGQEVRRQKSVRRMLENESSGSASIGRSQH, from the exons ATGACGGTTACATCAGAGTTCTTGGTTCAGCTCCTCACAGGGATACACTACGCATT gtGTAACGGAGAAGCGGAACTCGGATCCAAAGCTTTGGATGACGTCCTGTATCGGGCCCAGCTCGAGTTGTTCCCGGAAGCGCTCTTG GTGGGCAACGCCATCAAGTCGACGCAGCAGGGCGCGGCTCTGAAAAGCAACACCAAGGAGGGTGCACGTAGCATCCAGGTGGAGATCACACCCACCGCTTCCAGGATCTCTCGGAATGCTGTCACGTCGCTCTCTATCAGGGGCCACCGCTGGAAACGACACG CAGAGTCCCAGGAGGTGAGTGTAGACAGTGAGGCCGCGCCGGGGGGCGTGGCCATCCCCGATATCAGTGTGACGGGCGTGAGCAGCGAGCGAATGCCCAACGGAGAATCCCTGCGAGCGCGCTCCGACGGCCGCACCTACCCGGACGGCGAAACTTTGGGAGGTGCCTCCGATGTCAGCCCGGAACCCCGAAGTCATGAGTCCAGCATGCGGGGGCAGGAGGTCAGGAGGCAGAAGTCTGTGAGGCGAATGCTGGAAAACGAGAGTTCCGGGTCGGCCTCCATAGGGAGGAGCCAGCACTAA
- the LOC133144944 gene encoding LOW QUALITY PROTEIN: lamin-A-like (The sequence of the model RefSeq protein was modified relative to this genomic sequence to represent the inferred CDS: substituted 2 bases at 2 genomic stop codons), which produces MHDTESFLEQQKQAREMATPENTPQDANIDLSPNRITRLQEMEELRKLNDLLVVYVDNARSREVENAGLRLRITESETEVSRQLTGLKAVYETELAKARASLDSEATERARLQPELTKLRMEFDELKERNTKKESDLAGALQRLKDLEASLNSKNASLATALGKNRRLEALVNSRVGSLSTLETRLANGRKGMMDEALRRVEGESRINTLKEELEIQKKLHSEELREVKRRHESRMVELENARQEDYEPKRADALMEMRSQHELQIKLYKEEIEKTYKSRVNCWKISPELFFTFYYACRVQLEGARHLKSLCXHXLAARDANVKDLEEALSTERERMQQQLDEYQELMDVKLALDMEISAYRKVLESGQERTRFSQSLPSTSMSGSRSSTTSASGKRKRPDTDSEASSFAGSTVMHLENPRHPYGSRQVIVDYVDRAGKYVRLCNKGHEDQNLGNCQVKHQVGSSPPIVFKFPAEFILKAGRSVTIWAAGGGGNHNPPSDLVWETQANWGTGDNVQTTLLNAEETHCHLFPR; this is translated from the exons atgcatgatactgagtctttcctggaacagcagaagcaagctcgagagatggcgaccccagaaaacactcCTCAAGATGCAAACATTGACCTCTCCCCCAACCGCATCACACGTCTCCAGGAGATGGAAGaactccgcaagctcaacgaccttctggtcgtttacgtcgacaacgcccgttcccgggaagtggagaacgccggcttgcgtttgcgcatcactgaatccgaaacagaggtgtcccggcagctgactggcctgaaggccgtttacgagacggagctggcgaaagcccgtgcgtctCTGGACtcggaggccacagagcgtgcacgtctgcagCCGGAGTTGACCAAGCTGAGGATGGAATTCGACGAGCTGAAagaaag gaacacgaagaaagaatccgatctggcaggAGCGCTGCAGAGGCTCAAAGATTTGGAAGCCTCGCTGAACTCCAAGAACGCGTCTTTGGCGACAGCGTTAGGAAAAAACCGTCGCCTTGAAGCCTTGGTGAACTCCAGGGTCGGGTCTTTGTCGACA CTCGAGACCAGGTTGGCCAATGGCCGAAAGGGGATGATGGATGAGGCTCTCAGGAGGGTGGAAGGAGAGAGTCGCATTAATACCCTCAAAGAGGAGCTGGAGAttcaaaagaagctgcattccgag gagttgcgcgaggtcaaacgccggcacgagtctcgcatggtggagttggaaaacgcccgccaggaagattatgaacccaAACGGGCCGACGCCTTGAtggagatgcgaagccagcatgaacttcagaTTAAACTCTACAAAGAGGAGATTGAGAAGACTTACAAGTCCAGGGTAAATTGCTGGAAAATATCGCCTGAACTCTTTTTTACCTTCTACTATGCCTGTCGGGTTCAGCTGGAAGGCGCTCGCCA tttaaaaagtctgtgttgacactagcttgcagcccgtgatgcaaacgtgaaagatctggaggaggctctgtctacagagagggagcggatgcAGCAGcaactggatgagtatcaggagctaatggatgtcaagctagcgctggatatggagataagtgcctacaggaaggTGCTTGAAAGCGggcaggagag gaCACGCTTTTCCCAGAGTCTACCGTCGACAAGCATGTCAGGAAGTCGctcctcgaccacgtcggccagcgggaaaagGAAGCGTCCCGACactgacagcgaggcttcgagcttcgccggaagcacTGTGATGCATTTGGAGAACCCACGGCACCCCTATGGTAGCAGGCAGGTCATCGTGGATTACGTGGACCGGGctggcaaatatgtccgactctgCAATAAAGGacatgag gatcagaatttggggaactgtcAGGTGAAGCACCAGGTTGGATCTTCtcctcccatcgtattcaagtttcccgcagagttcatcctgaaggccggccggagtgtcacg atctgggcggctggtggtggcggaaaccacaatcctccctctgatctagtctgggagacacaggccAACTGGGGAACCGGAGACAATGTCCAAACTACCTTGCTCAACgctgag GAAACCCACTGCCACCTATTtccaagatga
- the LOC133144943 gene encoding interleukin-6-like produces MCGSCGFSPNKPNNGSSVSTASRSYRTGGISEALDTQILAVGLVAFLVLRANGAPLTEATTVLPSSDTSSEEETAPSDLLTSAHVWDSVLGTAKEHQKAFDDEFQNNVNFHLLEHYKAPQFPANCPSSNFSKEACLHRLAQGLSTYIILLKHVEKEYPGSKILSEAKHYSELLLYNIKQKMRKPEEVTGLSSNEEESLLRSLYHPDAFHRKMTAHNILRKLYIRGHQTTARGPDTARGTV; encoded by the exons ATGTGCGGCTCCTGCGGATTCTCCCCGAACAAGCCCAACAACGGCAGCTCCGTATCCACGGCTTCCCGCTCCTACCGTACTGGTGGCatctcagagg cattagacacgcaaattctcgcggtgggcttggtggcttttctagtactgcgagccaatggcgctccgttgacagaagcgaccaccgtcttgccatcaagcgacacctcaagtgaggaggaaacggcgccctctgacctgctgacctccgctcatgtttgggactcggttctgggtaccgctaaagaacaccagaaagct tttgatgatgaattccaaaacaatgtcaactttcatttactggagcattacaaagcacctcagtttccagcaaactgccccagctccaactttagcaag gaggcttgcctgcacaggctggcccaaggtctgtccacttacataattcttctcaagcacgtggagaaggaatatcccggcagtaaaattctgtctgaggccaaacactactctgaactcctgctctacaatatcaaacaaaag atgagaaaaccagaagaggtcacaggcctgagtagcaatgaggaagagagcctattgaggtcactgtaccaccccgatgctttccacagaaagatgacggcgcacaacatcctgcggaagctctacatcaggggtcaccaaactacggcccgcgggccggatacggcccgcgggaccgtttaa